The Augochlora pura isolate Apur16 chromosome 4, APUR_v2.2.1, whole genome shotgun sequence genome segment CATACTTTTAATGCTTTCACAGAGATCTGAAGGTAAagtttaaagatattattgtGAAGACAcaaaaatcgtggaaattgtataaaacacATACCACAGGTGTAATTCctgaatgatttaaaatttcttgtgCAAGGGATAACAAGCATATAGTTTCCACGCATTCTCGCCATTtcaacttgaatttttctgtcatcACCGCCAAACCATTGAGAAGCGACGCTAACAATGTTGGATGATCAACTATAGGATTTCCATCCAAAGGAGATACAAGCATGGTTTTCTTTGAACCATTTTGTGAATTTGCCATACTATTTGCTTCTATGTTATCTAGTTCATTGCAAACATCTGGCACAAAATTCTTCAGTACATGGCACAATGTTTGAAATGTGATCACCGCAATATCCTGTTTTAGTATTAGTTACGATAGTAAACAactactttatatttaaatattaacataattttgtaatatacaatGTGCTTACCCTATCCATGATGTCTGTTATTTCTAGTATTATATCAATAGATACTTTACAAATATGTGTCAAAGGTAATTCATTCTTATATACAGTGTCCCTTATATTATATGCCAGTCTCTGTACTGCTGTACACGTCACATcgcacaatttatttatatacatgtCAAATAAATCATAAGACATATACGTTTGTTTCACACATACTGCCAAAGGTATGATCTGTTAACATAAGTGATATGttgcaattatttgttaacaatCAGACAAACTGTAACAAAGAGAATGCTTACCATTATGGTTATAAACTGATGTTCAAACTTGTGTTGCTGCGGCATAACAAATTCACGCAACGATTGAAGTTTTTTCCAGTAAATCATTAAAAACTTGTTTGTTTTCACGATCTCTGTAATATACCTTTTCGATAGTAACATCATAGACGTGTAACACATATCGTAACAAAACTTTTGGGTTATTTCGGCATCAATTGTTTCTTGTCCTTCTCTCAGAGCACGTTTCAATGGAATGAATAAACAAAGAATTAACAGCTTATGTACGTGGGACAAAAATTTTGTACTGATACAAGCTTCAAAGAGAGCTTTTACTCTTGTgtctaaattaataacttcTTGACATAATTCAGGTATGGTGTTATCCATGTTTGCAAATAATGTGTTTTCAACGAGATTAGTTAATAAATCTAACGTAGTACACAATAGCTTATTCTGCTCTAAATAATTGTCTTCCAACTTCTGCCACACCTGCGATTCAAAACTGTTGGTCATTAATGGTGCTGCAATCACCTTAATAACATCCTTGCAAAAAGCAACATTGTGTTGTTCATTTAGAAGTAAAAAACACAAAAGTTTTTGGCTTTCGCGTGTGACATACATAGTATGATTCCAATGTGCATATTTTACAACATCTTTCCAAACATCTATAAAGTAAACACAATTGTTCCTAGTATCATccttattgatattattttattaatatagttacaGGTATTAGAATTGTTTCGATTACCAGAATCTATAACCCATTGTCTGCCACTTCGATGTTGGATCAAGTCTAATAGCATTGTAATGTAAGCCATTTTAATGGAAGATGCTACATTGTTTTGtcgaaattcaaatatattgcataaCCGATTGTATACATTTTGAGACTTCCAGTAATGAAAATGTATCTCGTTACGAGATATAAGGCCCACAAGTTTTAAAGTAAATACACTTATAGGCTGTGAAGGCTTCCCACTCGTGCTCCAAATATCTAGCGATTTCAAAACCCAATTTTGTAATGACACACAATGTTCATCTGTAACAGCTGAAATTAAAGATTTGTATAGAGTGTATTATTAAGATTGAACATTTAGTACATGTAAGgataaaacagaaaacagGTTAAGAAATATACTATGTACATTTATCATTCTTACTCACGCTCATTTATGGTCTGAGAAATATGGGTTAACAAAAGATCGAGATAACTAGTagatacaatattacaatcaGGACGCAACAGAAACAACTCCAAAACTTCGGATAATTTGTTGCCGATGTTTAACGATGCCATTGTAtcttcatataaaattttttaataattgtgcgAAAACACAGCGAACAGtgcgttaataattttagagcaTGTTATGCACACAATGATTCTTGCCGAACGTATCATATACATGGGTACATATGTAGTCATATGTTCCACAAATATGTAGTATACATAgcgacaaaaattattcggtTACATGCATACTGCCCAAAGCTGTACAGTTTTTCAGGGGGCTGTACATACCGTACTCGACTTATGGGCATTTGTGGGGCAGTGCTTCCACTGCCACCTATAACAAAGACAATCTTTTGACAAACTAAGATTCAATATGACTACCAAGCTACTTATCGACATCCGATAATGAACAGTAGTCGGACAATCTTAGGGCTTGGACCGTATATGTACGCATGCACGTGCATGGTagaaatttcagaattatGATTAACATAATGTTCACGAGGTAGACGCTCCTCGCCCTTGTAGGGGACTTGAACGCATGCGTTACTTAATCCTATTCCTTCAATTACTTATTTCTCTGAGGATCCTGTGCAGAGCCACttagaaatgttaattatgcTAACGTTcggcaattaataaataaatcaaggccataaaattgttttaaagaatCCGTAATACCAACAACGATAACAacgtaaaatacaattaattaaggTAATAGTTAAGGAAACTTGAAgagcaaatattaattattaactttacgatattataatttgtttcttttttttctttattcaggAGAAATAAAAGCCAAAGCATTCGCACAGTGTGCTcgtaaatacaaaatttccttttttcaatAGATCGTTTCAGTTCAGCGTTTCAAGCGTCAAACTAAAGGGTATTCATACATATGCACTGTCCTATTCTTCTGACATTGATAATTTACCCCTTGCGTTTAGAATTAGTGTCAAGGAAAAATGAGAGGCGAACTGTAAACGGCGTAATGTATTTTCtcattcaatatatttacCTTTTGTTATCGCACAACGAACAATCGTCACGTAACTGCCGTATCGATTAGAGTTTGATCAATGTAACATTGTGATCGATAACGAACTAGGTATCGATAACTACACGCGTTTGTACGTTTGCAACGTATAAAATATCGGAATAGTCAAGAACGTGGTATGTACGTGTCTATTGTAAAACCACCGACCATGAGCACGTACTCGCAGTTTAAAATTTAACGAGCTAAACAGTTTACGGCAACTTTAGAATTTTCCTGAACAACTCGTGCGTTGTATCTTGTTCCGGCTgactattgtaatttaatttactggCTGTTTCGTAATCTTCTGTGGAAAAGCAGAGAAGCAttcgaatatataaaaacgtagattttattattttattttagttttcctTATTCtacatacgtatgtatgtacgcGTATTCGCTATTAAACAAATTGCGTAATTAACGTAACAGAATATACTTTGTTCAAAgtcgatattaatttgataagaAATTGTGCTAATCTTGCTATTGAACTATATGATAAGGATATAAACATGTACATTTATATGTTTACGTGTAGGTAATACAGTTGAAGTAGGTTATTCGCGCGGGTAAAATAATCAATGAGAAATTGTGTTAACTACCTCAAAGTCCGTTAAAAAACTTTACGTGCACTCATGTAGTATGAGTACAAGAccaatagaaatatattgtagacatattaataatcgaaTCCACATGAAACATGTTGCTGCGGTAGTGTATCTAATCGTATTGCTGATCACCTACTGATATTAAGATACGTGAATTTGAACACGAAGTTAATCGAGTTTATCGTGTTTTACATAAGCTTTATCGATTACTGTTGCTActagtagaaataaattattagaattggTAGGAATTCATTCTAGTCACAACCCATTACTTAACTTATGATAGCAACAGTTATTTCCATTCAACAACAGTTGGGAGTCATGAGGATATGCGTATGCAGACGGGGAATCCTTTGCACACATACGTATCAGTTATGTGTCACTAcgcatattatttattcattaaatgtAAACAATACCAGGAATTTCGATTCGAAGCAATTCAAACTAATCACGTTTGTTGGAAATTCCATATGTAGCACGTGGAAAAAGAAGGGGGGGTGCATGTCGGAAACAGATGACGGTGTTGCATCTCTTTGTATCTACCGCGTAATGTTGCCTGTGCTTTGTTGTCCCTACTCTCGACTCTCTATGTATGTggttccttctctctctctctctctctctccccccctccctccctctatACTAGTTCGACGGCGTGTGAAGGGGCCGGGACCGATCGATGCAATTAGTTCGTTGGTGACTTTCGCGGTCGTCGCATCGATTGTTTTCGTTCTTTTTAgttgtttcaatttcatttaagttatatttcttcttcgaCTTGACCGAATCGTAAcgtattaattcttaatttttggCAATGTTAACGAaatgttcaaataatatttatgtttcgAAACACACCGTATGTGTCTCTTTCtccaaataatagcaatttaatAGATTACTCATACTTGTGATACGCCTTCGATTAACACGTTGCTCGATCTTCGATCAACGTAACTTTCACAGATTTTGATTCTTCCGTTATTACTGTCCaattgaaatagtatttaattcgTATTTGGACATATCCGGTTGATATACCATGCAGAATAGTTATGTTATCGAACACGACAATAATTCAGCGATCACGACGGTGTCACATGAGAGAACACAGGAAGCACAAAACAATGCTCAAGCGACGGAAAACACGTCGTTGACACCCACTAATAAACAAGCATACTTTGCCGATCAAAAGATTCCAATACCAGAATCCGAAACCGTAACGTATCTAAAACTAGAGCTCTAATTTCATTCTACTTGAAAACACAAACGTTTCTAATCATGTGGAGTATTACTAATATCAAATGAACTTTTTATAGGGTTGTTTtagtttcagaaaattatggGCCTTTACGGGTCCTGGATTTTTAATGTCTATAGCTTATTTGGATCCTGGGAATATAGAGTCCGATTTACAATCTGGAGTAGCAGCAAAATATAAGGTATAGTTTCTAATTGTGTCCTCGTTTGGTAGTACCATGGTATCACTCAgtattttctttacagttaCTATGGGTATTATTAAGTGCAACAATTTTGGGTCTTATTATGCAAAGGTTAAGTGCCAGGCTCGGCGTTGTAACTGGTTTACATTTAGCAGAAATGTGTTATAGACAATATAAGCTAGTGCCTAGACTAATATTGTGGATAATGATGGAGATTGCCATTATTGGTAGCGACATGCAAGAAGTAATAGGCACAGCTATTGCCTTATCTTTATTGACAAATAAAGCGTAAGCAATATGTTTCTTAATCTTTTGCTatggtaaattaatttacatagaGTTATCAAATATTCTTCCTATGTACTTTAGAATACCTATATGGGGTGGTGTACTCATTACTGTGATAgatacttttacatttttattactagaCAAGTATGGTTTGAGAAAATTGGAATTCTTTTTTGGACTTCTAATTACCGTAATGGCTGTTACTTTTGGTTACGAGGTAAGTtacattgatatattaaaaagcaaagttgcatataattaaattccgtCTATATATGCAGAATAGCATCTCTGAAAATAAACCTGACTGTCAGAAACTCTAATGGAAAATGTTCAGAATGGTGGCcttcacaatatttttaaccctcttagtgccacGGGCCGATGCGTTGTGGCGGACTGACTGCCTGGCGAGcctaaacatattttataactaaGAATTTTGCTGACcaacattatattctatattttttagtctcagaagaagaaatagtaaaattttccTCCAGGAAATcggaattttgtataaagctATTCATATAAGCGCGCATATAAAATCGGCTCTGGCACTAAGGGGGTTACAGCTCATTGAAATCTGTGACGATCCACGTCGtcataaagatattaaaattgtcagtTTATACGGAGGTCTCCTCTCTTTTCTacattcgtttatattttcgtttctcttaGTATATTATCTCCGCACCGCCTCAAAGCGAAGTAATGGAAGGCATGTTTATACCCTGGTACACAACCTACGATAGCGACACGTTATTACAGGCTGTAGGCATTGTTGGCGCAGTTATAATGCcacataatttatatcttcaCAGTGCATTAGTGAAAGTAAGGAAAACTTAGAGggtataatatcatatttctGAAATCAAGAAAGGTGACTCACGTTCGTATACTAAACGTGGTTCTTTAATgcattcatttataattttcagtcGAGAGATATCAATCGTAGGGAACCAAAAAAAGTGAGGGAAGcgaatatgtattattttgttgaaGCTTGCATAGCTttgttcgtttcttttattataaacgtatTCGTTGTAGCAGTTTTTGCATATggactttataataaaacaaataatcaAGTTGTGAGTATAAAGTCCACgttatataatgttaattgtGAAATACTCGTAATTTTGTGTACATTTTATTTGGTTTCAGTATGAAGTATGCGAGGCTAGTAATTACACTTTAGGAATGGAAACATTTACAGTGAGTAATCAAATcatagaattatttacatgATCCCGTTACACTTTAATCAGCTAATTTAGTGGTAGTTTCATGATAATgctaaattatatcaattgcAGAAAGACAATGAAACTATTTCAGTAGACCTTAATAAAGGTGGCATATATCTTGGTTGTGCCTTTGGTGCCACAGCAATGTATATTTGGGCTGTAGGTATCTTTGCTGCCGGTCAGTCTTCCACGATGACAGGCACATATGCAGGACAATTTGCAATGGAAGGATTTTTGAATCTTCAATGGGCTCGTTGGAAGCGAGTTCTTTTTACCAGAATGATCGCCATTGTTCCCACTTTTCTTGTAGCATTTTTCAGCCACATAGACAATTTAACTGATATGAACGACATCTTAAATGCCGTTATGACGCTTCAGTTACCTTTTGCAACCTTGCCAACTATAGCATTTACAAGCAGCTCTCAGATAATGGGCGAATTCCGAAATGGATTGTATGTAATTCTTCTTGCATTTCTTCTCTATATTTGTTCAGTTTCTGTAGTGCCCTTTTAAATTTCAGaggaaacaaaattgttgcCACGGCATTGTCTGGGCTAGTGAtagctataaatatatattttgtagtaAGTACAGTGAAACCGGATCATTGggcaaaaatatttggaatcaCAATATACTCCATTTTATATCTGCTATTTTGCCTTTATTTGATCATTCATATGGCTGTTAGTATGGGTGCAACTTCTCTCGGCAACAATTGGGTATGTATCAATTAGTATCATTGACAATGGCAATAAGTACATTATCGGTTTTTTTTCTAgtttatcatttcatttatttttgttccagtttgtgaaaaaatatattggtaGTCCTGTAACTACGACGCTTGGATTATCAAACCCTACTATATATGCAAGGTGAGAtcgcgtgttttttttttttttttttaacagaatcTAGTAGCTAGTTCATTTAcatgttttatattgtttgttGTCTCAATATGCAAACGGAAATATTGTTCTTCTTTTGCCTGTAAAAGATTGCAATTAGTAGTAAATTACTCAtttcaaagattttatttagacCTTTCATAAGAGACTGCTATGTTTCCGTTTCATAaagatttgtttaatatttataataatcgttttctaataaaatgttGTTATATATGCATGTTTATGATTGTCGTATTATTATGTGGATCACTGCTGTGGAATATATAAGTGTCTCAGTCATCTTCATACAATTTTCCAATATaatgattttgtaatttaattgaaactaAGATGAACACTTGTTTGTTCGTGTATATGCTTTATTCAATGgttatttagtagatcatgtCAACAGAAACACATTAATATCTACTGTATTTGCGAATGCATGATGAAACAATTTACTTTACTCTGGACGCTTGTTCTTGTGTTCACAAATACACAAGTATATTCACAAATATACAAGTGgttgtatttccatttttcaccTTATATGCATTAAATTTCTCCATCCATATGTATACACAATtttgatatatatgtatgtgtttgtgtatgtatatatgtatgtatgcttCATTAACAGTGTATACGTTTTTCAATCAATACTAACACACAAAATGTGGTAAAACTGACTATGTCTATCCCTTagcatttcatttaaaaaaaaataaatttaatatgtgtGTCAAACAATTTATGTCTGAATCGAcaaataagagaaatatttttggtatgagtattttgtactatattatatgttatcgtaatatattaattagtatttaagtACTTGATAggtatttaacaataaacaaaCTTAGTACAGTTAAagttagaattatttctttttcgttcaTAGTTTCTTCAATGTATCAGAAACATCTTTAAGTACATAAATGAGTTTGACTTGtgatactattttatttgagacGCCTTCTTCCAAATACAAAAAATGTGTCTATTTGAAAACAATTCCAAGATCATCCGATTTCAACGTAGCGTCGCATATGGTATGTAATATCATCTGGCattgtttattcgttttttggtttttaataacacagtatataatataacactgTGCGAGTTGAAATACTCATTGGTAAAAACTGCTTAGcgtaattattacatttatttgtcACTTGTCTATCGGTTGCTCACTCATATGTTTGTTAAacgtgatttttattatcagaGTTCTGATCATAGTCGTCTGTTGATATTCCTTAATTTGTTAACTAAAAACACTTTCATTGCATGCATGTCATTTTTTAACCGACAAAGGGGTCTACTGTCAAACGTTAACTCGATTTTGAGGCATTCCGATTAGGGTAAGTTCTCTCTCTGCATTACAACAAATAAGTTACGTGAAGCCGATTGTCATTCTTTACTTAAGGCATAAAGTTAATTTACACAATATTTCAGATCAAATCCAGCattcaatattcaagaaaACGGGAATGGCAATTTTAGCACGATACCAGATTACTGATGAGTGACAGATATCGCATGTACATAcacatgtatatacaatataaatacatacaatcTAATAGCTAGCATATGTGCTCACggttcatatttttttacgtaCGTTGATGTTGTACAGAATATGAaacatgtatttaaaaattaaaattatgtaaatagtaCGTAtatattctcaatttttaaataaatgaacattatattgttatatagcAGTGTTATGAGAAAGTACTTAAGCTCTGCACAAATATGACTGTTCATAGCCAGAAAGACAAAGGCTCTCAAAGCCATTGTACTCTACATCCTATTTAAAACTGTCGTACAGTAGTCCTGCCATGATCGTGCGAAAATATAGGAATACGATATACATGTCACTGAATTCCTAATGAAAGGAACTATCATTGTAGGTGCTTAAAAAAGGGTGGTTCCATTTTAGAAAAGTCAAGGTAACCTTGATATCTCTAAAAAAATgacataaaaacaaaattattttatagcatCGTGTCAGCCCCATTGTACCATGAAACTTTGTCCCTACCATATTTTACGTATCTTTAGAAACGacaaagatatttgaggtgcTAACGTTTGGtgactcaccctgtatattacaTACTCAGCAGTAGCAGATGCTACCTCCAGGCATATGTATATGCTctaatatacaatgtataagctctaaatactaaaaaaagattgtttatttatacatacgaCTGTTTAAAAATGGCGCGATTTGTGGCGAAATGTCGTATCAGAATATGAAGGTGCATACCAATGGAGCGCCTAATCATTTAATGGCAAAATACTCAAACTATTAGACAAATTTACCGAATggtaaaaatggtaaaaatctAAGTTTGATAAATGTGAGTACATAGTGTATCCATAGATTAATGGATATATTACACATAATTAAACAACGACAATCGTTTTcgtttgttatatattttttatttattcttaaatctcataaaaatatttcgagtgCCATACTCCTATATATTTGTACGATTACTATTATGCCAAGCAACGAGAAACACGTAATAATAGTGGTCcgttcggagaaaatttttacatattgtCTGTTTATTCATACATACACATGTATGTATGGGTATATCATCATAAccatatttaaacaataattgaatGAAGCTTAGCAATGTAATAGCTGATATCATAACTAATATCACTTTCTTGCTGAAAAGTAACGTATACCGTCAGCtcttgtaatttaaaacattatgaCTAGACACTCGCCAAAATATCACAAACGAACACAGTTCGTCGGTTTTATTAAGaactttccaattttattGATGTCACACAAATatgtaaaagtaattatacCGTAAGAACAAAATTGTGCTCGATATTAGTCATTCTCTCACCTTTATTTTGTAAACTATTTCACCCTGAATCACAGATCATTCTCTCACAAactttgaaaatcaatttaagtAACATAGCACTTAGTAATCACAGAAACCTCAGAAAACATGTTTTCTTTCATGAggctaataaaaattgttataaaattcatttaagaaaaaattaccttgctttcaataattattttgcaacactGTAGTATGTAATAGGTATTAGTTTTTTTCAGGACAGAGTCGTTCTTCTCCTTTGTTTGTATGCTTGTAAACTAAAATAGTTTATCATCGATAGAAAAGTACAAATGTTTTGGGTCTTTCGAAACGCTGGATACAATGTGTgtcatatttgtttattttgcttgccaTTGCTCTACTTGTCAATGTATGTAGAAGTAAATACGAGTTCATCATTTGACCTTGccataaccttgacatttcTATCCGTTCATTTAGAAAAAAACCATTTGAAGAATGAACTTTTAGTTTGAACAATACTATATCCATTTTTATATAGGATCCGTTGTTAATCGAAGGTAATACTGATTATATTCTCGTTTATAAtgccaataaataaaatcaattatagaaaaaattaataaaactaatatcaTTATAGAAGACGTTAGAGcgactgaaattaaaataaaaaatgattaattacataattaatgaTTTCTTTACATATGATTAGGGGGAATGTAACACATACCGATAATTTTAGTTGTGTTCACATTATATCCAAATTTATCTCTATCTATTGCACACTCTTTCTCCCAATTCAGAGGTATAACATCTTTAGTTAGCATGATCACTTCGTTTAGAGGACATAACACAGCACAACCAGGAATTGTTAAAAGCACTGGTTCATcgctagaatttttatatgaaaccTGTAAGCGATTCTTATAGTCAGAAAATTTTGCACTTtacatggaaaatatttctaaatgcTTACCGTTACGAAATACTGATCTTGCGAATTTGTTCTTAATTCTATAAGTATCATAGCACTGTACGGTGGACAGTGTGGATCAAATACATTCAAAGTCATTAACATGTTGGCTAAAGTTTCATCATGGGCACTGTACATCCACACTTTTCTATCTGGTATTAGTGAATTTTTCGACTTCTTCACCATATGATTTATCATCTCTCCCAATAGAGATcctgataaataatatatatataattttttattccttaGCTTTTGTAATTGcacttcaaaaataatatttacctgATTTTAATCTTTGAAGAATCTTATTATAAGCTTCGATTGTAAAACTTTTATCAGCAATAGGTTTCAGTTTATCAGGAAATACTGATTTTGTCCACTCTGGAAGcgttttattatagatattctagaaaaagtttattaatttaatatgctGATAATCCACAAGGAATATAATGCTAATATTACCTCAATAAATAACGTGTCATAAAGTTGCAATACAGTTCGCAGAGAAGAAATGTTG includes the following:
- the Mvl gene encoding solute carrier family member malvolio isoform X1, with the translated sequence MQNSYVIEHDNNSAITTVSHERTQEAQNNAQATENTSLTPTNKQAYFADQKIPIPESETGCFSFRKLWAFTGPGFLMSIAYLDPGNIESDLQSGVAAKYKLLWVLLSATILGLIMQRLSARLGVVTGLHLAEMCYRQYKLVPRLILWIMMEIAIIGSDMQEVIGTAIALSLLTNKAIPIWGGVLITVIDTFTFLLLDKYGLRKLEFFFGLLITVMAVTFGYEYIISAPPQSEVMEGMFIPWYTTYDSDTLLQAVGIVGAVIMPHNLYLHSALVKSRDINRREPKKVREANMYYFVEACIALFVSFIINVFVVAVFAYGLYNKTNNQVYEVCEASNYTLGMETFTKDNETISVDLNKGGIYLGCAFGATAMYIWAVGIFAAGQSSTMTGTYAGQFAMEGFLNLQWARWKRVLFTRMIAIVPTFLVAFFSHIDNLTDMNDILNAVMTLQLPFATLPTIAFTSSSQIMGEFRNGLGNKIVATALSGLVIAINIYFVVSTVKPDHWAKIFGITIYSILYLLFCLYLIIHMAVSMGATSLGNNWFVKKYIGSPVTTTLGLSNPTIYARSNPAFNIQENGNGNFSTIPDY
- the Mvl gene encoding solute carrier family member malvolio isoform X2 encodes the protein MQNSYVIEHDNNSAITTVSHERTQEAQNNAQATENTSLTPTNKQAYFADQKIPIPESETGCFSFRKLWAFTGPGFLMSIAYLDPGNIESDLQSGVAAKYKLLWVLLSATILGLIMQRLSARLGVVTGLHLAEMCYRQYKLVPRLILWIMMEIAIIGSDMQEVIGTAIALSLLTNKAIPIWGGVLITVIDTFTFLLLDKYGLRKLEFFFGLLITVMAVTFGYEYIISAPPQSEVMEGMFIPWYTTYDSDTLLQAVGIVGAVIMPHNLYLHSALVKSRDINRREPKKVREANMYYFVEACIALFVSFIINVFVVAVFAYGLYNKTNNQVYEVCEASNYTLGMETFTKDNETISVDLNKGGIYLGCAFGATAMYIWAVGIFAAGQSSTMTGTYAGQFAMEGFLNLQWARWKRVLFTRMIAIVPTFLVAFFSHIDNLTDMNDILNAVMTLQLPFATLPTIAFTSSSQIMGEFRNGLGNKIVATALSGLVIAINIYFVVSTVKPDHWAKIFGITIYSILYLLFCLYLIIHMAVSMGATSLGNNWFVKKYIGSPVTTTLGLSNPTIYARGLLSNVNSILRHSD
- the LOC144469124 gene encoding prostatic acid phosphatase yields the protein MLEARRCKRNSQKMSSLNGNLLIIILVLSIPNFSRAENKDAGTIVFANILYRHGDRTPIRCYPNDPYNNESLWPVPYGQLTNRGKHQHLQLGRWLRKRYSHLLSNFYSPFDIYIQSTDVDRTLMSAESHLAGLYPPYGNQKWDSIQWMPIPVHTIPEDEDHVLAAKKHCPKYDYELEKVLNSVEIKRINEENKNLYAYLTEKTGNNISSLRTVLQLYDTLFIENIYNKTLPEWTKSVFPDKLKPIADKSFTIEAYNKILQRLKSGSLLGEMINHMVKKSKNSLIPDRKVWMYSAHDETLANMLMTLNVFDPHCPPYSAMILIELRTNSQDQYFVTVSYKNSSDEPVLLTIPGCAVLCPLNEVIMLTKDVIPLNWEKECAIDRDKFGYNVNTTKIIVALTSSIMILVLLIFSIIDFIYWHYKREYNQYYLRLTTDPI
- the LOC144469138 gene encoding integrator complex assembly factor Brat1 — protein: MASLNIGNKLSEVLELFLLRPDCNIVSTSYLDLLLTHISQTINEPVTDEHCVSLQNWVLKSLDIWSTSGKPSQPISVFTLKLVGLISRNEIHFHYWKSQNVYNRLCNIFEFRQNNVASSIKMAYITMLLDLIQHRSGRQWVIDSDVWKDVVKYAHWNHTMYVTRESQKLLCFLLLNEQHNVAFCKDVIKVIAAPLMTNSFESQVWQKLEDNYLEQNKLLCTTLDLLTNLVENTLFANMDNTIPELCQEVINLDTRVKALFEACISTKFLSHVHKLLILCLFIPLKRALREGQETIDAEITQKFCYDMCYTSMMLLSKRYITEIVKTNKFLMIYWKKLQSLREFVMPQQHKFEHQFITIMIIPLAVCVKQTYMSYDLFDMYINKLCDVTCTAVQRLAYNIRDTVYKNELPLTHICKVSIDIILEITDIMDRDIAVITFQTLCHVLKNFVPDVCNELDNIEANSMANSQNGSKKTMLVSPLDGNPIVDHPTLLASLLNGLAVMTEKFKLKWRECVETICLLSLAQEILNHSGITPVISVKALKVCKLAIQNFMPPNLALLVEADSHMNEIGPTLFKRLHDVNWEVRDSVLEVLTTIAVISECKYPAFQDFLLANKFLQVGLDIAKTDSESYVRASALSFISTTVRIHKLWEEQLSQLNLLKHAIDLLKNESEAIVRKEAVILIKELYVNYKWPKDVIDSMTRSMSTAAVLDLHWEVKTSALEFWGYFIKSHLSDQGVLDGHFPTVTFSKEHRKIVSLNDTEIKRRLNKALDELAKQNCLGVLLITLENDSDFEVCKTSAAIITKLKTFLLKYKLNEPLPEVLSPKDCATLDSSYVKPDVNKIANSNSENRFCNSTNVIDEIVDANDTNLLASIYKNSMKMDENSEPQSTNEEKTFQFISCVSRKSFLQTIFNSNIDAIIEEKHRWLTTYTTSFESMLDDILTIYQQEDVISMDCY